Proteins from a genomic interval of Gluconacetobacter diazotrophicus PA1 5:
- a CDS encoding glycosyltransferase family 4 protein: MAPVVTVLPPRERFAPGQAGAISLLVRRLADVGDVVVGTAVAAPFDGVTFRPAVPGLWPPAWIAGGAGRYAAAVARIVRAVRPALVEIHNRPDVAWALARRFPRLPMMLVLHNDPQAMRGATSPVLRAAILRRMRVVAVSGWVRGRFVAGLPTGAGVDVVPNCIDLAGLPPALPPAGRDRTILFAGRVVADKGADAFVAACGAVLPDLPGWRARMIGADRFGPDSPDTPFLEALRPLARAAGVDMAGYRPHDRVLAEMARAAIVVVPSRWPEPFGLTALEAMACGAALVASPRGGLPDLVGDAALLVPPDPETGLADAIRDLARSADRRADLSARGRARARLFDCAAARTTLRGLRRAGIAAGGAGPGA; this comes from the coding sequence GTGGCGCCGGTCGTCACCGTGCTGCCGCCGCGAGAGCGCTTCGCGCCGGGGCAGGCGGGGGCGATCAGCCTGCTGGTGCGCCGGCTGGCGGACGTGGGCGACGTGGTCGTCGGCACGGCGGTGGCCGCGCCGTTCGACGGCGTGACCTTCCGGCCGGCGGTGCCAGGCCTGTGGCCGCCGGCCTGGATCGCGGGGGGGGCGGGACGCTACGCCGCCGCCGTGGCGCGGATCGTGCGCGCCGTGCGCCCGGCGCTGGTCGAAATCCATAATCGCCCGGACGTGGCCTGGGCGCTGGCCCGGCGGTTTCCCCGCCTGCCGATGATGCTGGTGCTGCATAACGACCCGCAGGCGATGCGGGGCGCGACCTCGCCGGTGCTGCGGGCGGCGATCCTGCGGCGCATGCGGGTGGTCGCGGTGTCCGGCTGGGTCCGGGGGCGGTTCGTCGCGGGCCTGCCCACCGGGGCGGGGGTCGACGTGGTCCCGAATTGTATCGACCTGGCCGGGCTGCCGCCCGCCCTGCCGCCGGCCGGGCGGGACCGGACGATCCTGTTCGCCGGCCGCGTGGTGGCGGACAAGGGGGCGGATGCCTTCGTCGCGGCGTGCGGCGCGGTGCTGCCCGACCTGCCGGGATGGCGGGCGCGGATGATCGGCGCGGACCGGTTCGGCCCCGATTCGCCGGACACGCCGTTCCTGGAGGCATTGCGGCCTCTGGCGCGGGCGGCAGGCGTGGACATGGCCGGCTACCGGCCCCATGACCGCGTGCTGGCCGAAATGGCCCGTGCCGCCATCGTCGTGGTGCCCAGCCGCTGGCCGGAACCGTTCGGCCTGACGGCGCTGGAAGCCATGGCCTGCGGCGCCGCGCTGGTCGCATCCCCTCGCGGCGGGCTGCCCGACCTGGTGGGGGATGCCGCGCTGCTGGTTCCGCCGGACCCGGAAACCGGACTGGCGGATGCGATCCGCGACCTGGCCCGTTCGGCGGACCGGCGGGCCGACCTGTCGGCGCGGGGGCGGGCGCGGGCGCGGCTGTTCGACTGCGCGGCCGCCCGGACCACGTTGCGCGGCCTGCGCCGGGCCGGCATCGCCGCCGGCGGGGCAGGCCCCGGCGCCTGA
- a CDS encoding DUF4186 domain-containing protein, with amino-acid sequence MAAAAGPDDAAHPPAPPPPVPDALWQRLARSAFRARFHLDPKDRAYLTDKGMATVMTHAADFIARRLAPARPARDGRQTPWRGHPVFVAQHATATCCRGCLEKWHGLARGRELDAPERAYVLTVIRTWLDREQASG; translated from the coding sequence ATGGCTGCCGCGGCCGGGCCCGACGACGCCGCGCACCCGCCTGCGCCGCCCCCGCCCGTGCCGGACGCGCTGTGGCAGCGCCTTGCGCGCTCGGCCTTCCGCGCGCGCTTTCACCTGGACCCGAAGGACCGCGCCTATCTGACGGACAAGGGCATGGCGACCGTGATGACCCACGCCGCGGATTTCATCGCGCGCCGCCTGGCCCCCGCGCGTCCCGCCCGCGACGGGCGCCAGACGCCCTGGCGCGGGCACCCGGTCTTCGTCGCCCAGCACGCCACCGCTACCTGCTGTCGCGGCTGCCTGGAAAAATGGCACGGCCTGGCGCGCGGCCGCGAACTGGACGCCCCCGAACGGGCCTATGTCCTTACGGTGATTCGCACCTGGCTGGATCGCGAACAGGCAAGCGGCTGA
- a CDS encoding cysteine desulfurase family protein: MDRDFFYFDANASEPARPAALDAMARAAAITGNPSSVHRAGRQARAILESARERLAALFGARADNCVLTSGGTEANLLAIAGLGGGRRILASAVEHDAVRAAVPAGADLIPVDGQGVARLEVLEQWLVEADGPPPLVCLMLANNEVGTIQPVAEAVRICHAHGALLHVDAVQAAGRIPIDLGALGCRQQAVSGHKFGGVKGAGALLLAGEATRALPPMMAGGGQEHGRRGGTPALPAIAAMAEAAGDAVAALAGGGDGRADPTTLARWRDAIDAAARAAGAVVCGGDAPRLPNTTSLALPGRAAQIQLIALDLAGFGVSAGSACSSGKVARSHVLQAMGHGSLAGEAIRVSLPWTVREDDVTRFIAAWRAMAARLPARARSERTEVHV, encoded by the coding sequence ATGGATCGCGATTTTTTCTATTTCGATGCCAACGCGTCGGAGCCCGCGCGTCCCGCCGCGCTGGACGCCATGGCCCGCGCGGCCGCGATCACCGGCAATCCGTCATCGGTCCACCGGGCGGGGCGGCAGGCGCGCGCGATCCTCGAATCCGCGCGGGAACGGCTGGCCGCGCTGTTCGGCGCGCGGGCGGATAATTGCGTCCTGACCTCGGGCGGGACCGAGGCCAACCTGTTGGCGATCGCCGGACTGGGCGGGGGCCGGCGCATTCTGGCCTCGGCCGTCGAACACGACGCGGTGCGGGCCGCCGTGCCGGCCGGCGCGGACCTGATACCCGTGGATGGGCAGGGCGTGGCGCGGCTGGAGGTGCTGGAGCAATGGCTGGTCGAAGCGGACGGCCCCCCGCCGCTGGTATGCCTGATGCTGGCGAACAACGAGGTCGGGACGATCCAGCCGGTGGCCGAGGCGGTGCGGATCTGCCACGCCCATGGGGCGCTGCTGCATGTCGATGCCGTGCAGGCGGCGGGACGGATACCCATCGACCTGGGCGCGCTGGGGTGCCGACAGCAGGCGGTCTCGGGCCATAAATTCGGCGGCGTTAAGGGCGCGGGGGCCCTGCTGCTGGCCGGGGAGGCGACGCGGGCGCTGCCGCCGATGATGGCCGGCGGCGGGCAGGAGCACGGCCGGCGCGGGGGCACGCCTGCCCTGCCGGCCATCGCGGCGATGGCCGAGGCGGCCGGGGACGCGGTGGCGGCCCTGGCGGGTGGCGGGGACGGACGCGCCGATCCCACGACGCTGGCACGGTGGCGCGACGCGATCGATGCGGCGGCGCGTGCCGCCGGTGCCGTCGTCTGTGGCGGCGACGCGCCGCGCCTGCCCAACACCACGTCCCTGGCCCTGCCCGGTCGTGCGGCGCAGATCCAGTTGATCGCGCTGGACCTGGCGGGATTCGGCGTATCGGCCGGGTCGGCCTGTTCGTCAGGCAAGGTCGCGCGGTCGCATGTGCTGCAGGCGATGGGCCACGGGTCGCTGGCCGGCGAGGCGATTCGCGTCTCGCTGCCCTGGACGGTGCGCGAGGATGACGTGACGCGCTTCATCGCCGCCTGGCGTGCGATGGCGGCCCGGCTGCCGGCGCGTGCGAGATCGGAACGAACGGAGGTCCACGTATGA
- a CDS encoding cysteine desulfurase family protein, with product MTDGRELYLDYQATTPCDPAVVAAMMPWFAESFGNPHSADHALGRRAWDAGEQARAEVGALLGADAREIVFTSGATEVNNIAIKGAVRHLAARGDARRRVTTVATEHKCVLESVRDLAAEGFDPVVLPVAPDGRLDPGTLRAALAVPTLLVSIMAANNETGVLHDMAALAPIVRAAGALLHSDVAQAAGKVALDVRAMDLDLASVSAHKLYGPKGVGALYVRRRPRVRLAPLFSGGGQERGLRSGTLPTPLLVGFGAACRIARTVRVEEARRMAALRDGFLERMEEGVPGIVVNGSMAHRLPANLNLRFPDVRALDVIAHAPELCVSTGSACSSAELVPSYVLTAMGLRAEDAARSLRLAVGRYTSAADMDRAAAILCRAVADARRAERGAAARAAHDDTARTAECRI from the coding sequence ATGACGGACGGGCGCGAACTCTATCTGGACTACCAGGCCACCACGCCGTGCGATCCGGCGGTCGTCGCGGCGATGATGCCGTGGTTCGCCGAATCGTTCGGCAATCCCCACAGCGCCGATCACGCGCTGGGCCGCCGGGCCTGGGACGCGGGCGAGCAGGCGCGGGCCGAGGTCGGCGCCCTGCTGGGTGCCGACGCGCGGGAAATCGTCTTCACCTCCGGGGCGACCGAGGTCAACAACATCGCCATCAAGGGGGCGGTGCGCCATCTGGCGGCCCGGGGCGACGCCCGGCGGCGCGTCACTACCGTGGCCACGGAACATAAATGCGTGCTGGAATCGGTGCGCGACCTGGCGGCGGAAGGGTTCGATCCGGTGGTGCTGCCGGTCGCGCCCGATGGGCGGCTGGACCCCGGGACGCTGCGCGCGGCGCTGGCGGTGCCCACCCTGCTGGTCAGCATCATGGCGGCGAACAACGAGACCGGGGTGCTGCACGACATGGCCGCCCTGGCCCCCATTGTGCGGGCGGCGGGCGCGCTGCTGCACAGCGACGTGGCGCAGGCGGCGGGCAAGGTGGCGCTGGATGTCCGGGCGATGGACCTGGACCTGGCATCGGTGTCGGCGCACAAGCTGTACGGGCCGAAGGGGGTGGGCGCGCTGTATGTCCGGCGGCGGCCCCGGGTGCGGCTGGCGCCGCTGTTCTCGGGCGGCGGCCAGGAACGCGGACTGCGCTCGGGCACGCTGCCCACGCCGCTGCTGGTGGGGTTCGGCGCCGCGTGCCGCATCGCGCGGACGGTCAGGGTCGAGGAGGCACGGCGGATGGCGGCGCTGCGCGACGGATTCCTGGAGCGCATGGAGGAGGGCGTTCCCGGGATCGTGGTCAACGGGTCGATGGCGCACCGCCTGCCGGCCAACCTGAACCTGCGCTTTCCCGACGTGCGGGCGCTGGACGTGATCGCGCATGCGCCGGAACTGTGCGTATCCACCGGATCGGCGTGCTCGTCGGCCGAACTGGTGCCGTCCTATGTGCTGACGGCGATGGGGCTGAGGGCCGAGGACGCGGCACGAAGCTTGCGTCTGGCGGTGGGACGCTATACCTCAGCCGCCGATATGGATCGTGCGGCCGCGATCCTGTGCCGGGCTGTAGCGGATGCGCGCCGGGCTGAACGGGGGGCGGCCGCGCGCGCCGCCCACGACGATACGGCCAGGACAGCAGAATGCCGCATATGA
- a CDS encoding glycosyltransferase family 4 protein, with protein MKILEITNVDFSLRHFLLPLMRGLRADGHEVVGVCADGPLLADVRGEGFRVETVPLVRSFSPLAQMQALIALVRLIREEKPDIVHAHMPISGLLGRLAAWLCRVPCVAYTCHGFLFNQPGPAPRRGLALVLEWLAGRITDRYFTVSVQEAEDARRLKIHPAPLAVGNGRNPSLFQPDPEARRRIRAELGVAEGAVVIIAVSRLVRHKGYPELLKAMEQVSGAMLWVVGERLESDHGESLDSCFEEAQRVLGARLRCLGYREDVPALLAAADIFTLPSHFEGLPMSVIEAMLTGLPVVASDIRGPREQVVNGRTGLLVPPGEAVPLARSLGCLVRDPDLRYRMGEVGRERARARYDEDIVVGRTKMALLAPGTTPTDDAG; from the coding sequence ATGAAAATTCTCGAAATCACCAATGTCGATTTTTCGCTGCGGCACTTCCTGCTGCCGCTGATGCGGGGCCTGCGCGCCGATGGGCACGAGGTCGTCGGCGTCTGCGCGGACGGTCCCCTGCTGGCCGATGTGCGCGGCGAGGGATTCCGCGTCGAGACGGTGCCGCTGGTCCGATCCTTCTCGCCCCTGGCGCAGATGCAGGCGCTGATCGCGCTGGTCCGGCTGATCCGGGAGGAAAAGCCGGACATCGTCCACGCCCACATGCCGATCAGCGGCCTGCTGGGCCGCCTGGCGGCGTGGCTGTGCCGCGTGCCGTGCGTGGCCTATACCTGCCATGGCTTCCTGTTCAACCAGCCGGGGCCCGCCCCACGGCGCGGTCTGGCGCTGGTGCTGGAATGGCTGGCCGGGCGGATCACCGACCGGTATTTCACCGTATCGGTGCAGGAGGCCGAGGACGCCCGGCGCCTGAAGATCCACCCGGCGCCGCTGGCGGTGGGCAATGGGCGCAACCCCTCCCTCTTCCAGCCCGATCCCGAGGCACGGCGGCGGATTCGCGCCGAACTGGGGGTGGCGGAAGGGGCGGTGGTCATCATCGCCGTGTCACGGCTGGTGCGGCACAAGGGCTATCCGGAACTGCTGAAGGCGATGGAGCAGGTGTCCGGCGCGATGCTGTGGGTGGTGGGCGAACGCCTGGAGTCCGACCATGGAGAATCGCTCGATTCGTGCTTCGAGGAGGCGCAGCGGGTACTTGGCGCGCGGCTGCGGTGCCTGGGCTATCGCGAGGACGTTCCGGCCCTGCTGGCGGCGGCGGATATCTTCACCCTGCCCAGCCATTTCGAGGGACTGCCGATGTCGGTGATCGAGGCGATGCTGACCGGCCTGCCGGTGGTGGCCAGCGATATTCGCGGCCCGCGCGAACAGGTCGTGAACGGCCGCACCGGGCTGCTGGTTCCCCCGGGCGAGGCCGTGCCGCTGGCGCGCTCCCTCGGCTGCCTGGTCCGCGACCCGGACCTGCGCTACCGGATGGGCGAAGTCGGGCGTGAGCGGGCTCGCGCCCGGTATGACGAGGACATCGTGGTCGGCCGCACCAAGATGGCCCTGCTGGCACCCGGGACGACGCCGACCGACGATGCCGGCTGA
- a CDS encoding Rieske 2Fe-2S domain-containing protein has protein sequence MNIEPTRLCVMDDIRDGPRRVVVEGEGLVVWMAADGQPRVFADRCPHRDARLSAGHVENGRLLCPFHLWAFDESGLYVGPDGVADPTCAVPGVPADVRDGAVWISRLPVRDPARCESP, from the coding sequence ATGAATATCGAACCGACGCGCCTGTGCGTGATGGATGACATACGCGACGGACCGCGCCGCGTCGTGGTGGAAGGCGAAGGGCTGGTGGTGTGGATGGCGGCCGATGGGCAACCCCGCGTCTTCGCCGATCGCTGCCCGCATCGCGACGCCCGCCTGTCGGCCGGTCATGTCGAAAACGGGCGCCTGCTCTGTCCGTTCCATCTCTGGGCGTTCGACGAATCGGGCCTTTACGTCGGGCCCGACGGCGTGGCCGACCCGACCTGCGCGGTGCCGGGCGTGCCGGCGGACGTCCGTGACGGCGCGGTGTGGATCAGCCGCTTGCCTGTTCGCGATCCAGCCAGGTGCGAATCACCGTAA
- the tyrS gene encoding tyrosine--tRNA ligase, protein MPKSEFLQEAEARGFIFQCTDIDALDAALQAGPVAGYIGFDPTADSLHVGSLIQIMMLRLMQKHGHRPVALMGGGTAKIGDPSFREEARQLMTDETIAANLRGIEGCLRQFLQFDGAAGARLANNADWLDRLSYIDLLRDVGVHFSVNRMLAFDSVRSRLEREQGLTFLEFNYSILQSYDFRELSRTQGVTLQMGGSDQWGNIVSGIDLVRRTDQKQVFGLTTPLLTTASGAKMGKSARGAIWLSASRLPIFEYWQFWRNVDDADVGRFLRLFTDLPIAECDRLAALGGTEINEAKKVLATEATALCHGRAEADAAAEAARRTFEDGAAPAALPGTTIAADLLAAGIPAFRLFVESGMAASNGEARRLIRGGGARINDVAVQDEGQVITTTDLADGAIKLSSGRKHHILVRPA, encoded by the coding sequence ATGCCTAAAAGCGAATTCCTCCAGGAAGCCGAAGCGCGCGGCTTCATCTTCCAGTGCACGGACATCGACGCCCTGGATGCCGCCCTGCAGGCGGGGCCGGTGGCGGGCTATATCGGATTCGACCCCACGGCCGACAGCCTGCATGTCGGCAGCCTGATCCAGATCATGATGCTGCGCCTGATGCAGAAGCACGGGCATCGGCCCGTGGCCCTGATGGGCGGGGGCACAGCGAAGATCGGCGATCCCTCGTTCCGCGAGGAAGCCCGCCAGTTGATGACGGACGAGACGATCGCGGCGAACCTGCGCGGGATCGAGGGCTGCCTGCGCCAGTTCCTGCAATTCGACGGCGCGGCCGGGGCCAGGCTGGCCAACAATGCCGACTGGCTGGACAGGCTGTCCTATATCGACCTGCTGCGCGACGTGGGCGTGCATTTTTCGGTCAACCGCATGCTGGCCTTCGATTCGGTCCGGTCGCGGCTGGAGCGCGAACAGGGGCTGACCTTTCTGGAATTCAACTATTCCATCCTGCAATCCTACGATTTCCGTGAACTGAGCCGCACGCAGGGCGTCACCCTGCAGATGGGCGGATCGGACCAGTGGGGCAACATCGTATCGGGCATCGACCTGGTGCGCCGGACGGACCAGAAGCAGGTCTTCGGCCTGACGACGCCGCTGCTGACCACCGCGTCCGGGGCCAAGATGGGCAAGTCCGCGCGCGGCGCGATCTGGCTGTCGGCGTCCCGGCTGCCGATCTTCGAATACTGGCAGTTCTGGCGCAACGTCGATGACGCGGATGTCGGCCGGTTCCTGCGCCTGTTCACCGACCTGCCCATCGCGGAATGCGACCGGCTGGCGGCCCTGGGCGGCACCGAGATCAACGAGGCGAAGAAGGTCCTGGCGACCGAGGCCACCGCCCTGTGCCACGGCCGCGCCGAAGCCGATGCCGCCGCCGAGGCCGCTCGCCGCACGTTCGAGGACGGGGCCGCGCCCGCCGCCCTGCCCGGCACGACGATCGCCGCCGACCTGCTGGCGGCGGGCATTCCCGCCTTCCGCCTGTTCGTCGAAAGCGGCATGGCCGCCAGCAATGGCGAGGCGCGGCGCCTGATTCGCGGCGGCGGCGCGCGGATCAACGACGTCGCGGTGCAGGATGAAGGCCAGGTGATCACCACGACGGACCTGGCGGACGGGGCCATCAAGCTGTCGTCGGGACGCAAGCACCATATCCTGGTGCGGCCCGCGTGA
- the mnmA gene encoding tRNA 2-thiouridine(34) synthase MnmA, which yields MRIMVAMSGGVDSSVVAARLVAEGHEVVGATLQLYDSRESARKGACCAGRDIHDARRVADRLGIPHYVIDAETRFRQSVIETFADAYAGGETPVPCVACNQGVKFTDLLGIARDLGAEAMATGHYVRRIEGPDGAELHRPVDEGRDQSWFLFATTRQQLEFLRFPLGDMPDKAAVRAEAERFGLSVAAKPDSQDLCFVPDGSYARVVEALRPEMAGEGEIVDGSGRVVGRHDGVTRFTVGQSRRLGDAAMRDGARQMVVGIDPASRRVVIGPRTGSAVRDLSLRDMNWLIDPPEGDLRCLVQIRAREAARPATVRRTADGASVTLDEAAMPAPGQACVLYDGSRVLGGGFIRRREMAGAAA from the coding sequence ATGCGGATCATGGTCGCCATGTCCGGCGGCGTGGACAGCAGCGTGGTCGCCGCGCGCCTGGTGGCCGAAGGCCACGAGGTCGTCGGCGCGACGCTGCAGCTCTATGATTCGCGCGAGTCCGCCCGCAAGGGCGCCTGCTGTGCCGGACGCGACATCCATGATGCGCGCCGCGTGGCCGACCGGCTGGGCATCCCCCATTACGTGATCGACGCGGAAACACGCTTCCGCCAGAGCGTGATCGAGACCTTCGCCGACGCCTATGCCGGCGGCGAGACCCCGGTACCCTGCGTGGCCTGCAACCAGGGGGTGAAATTCACCGACCTGCTGGGCATTGCGCGCGACCTGGGGGCAGAGGCGATGGCGACCGGCCATTACGTCCGCCGGATCGAGGGGCCGGACGGGGCCGAACTGCACCGCCCGGTGGATGAAGGCCGGGACCAGTCCTGGTTCCTGTTCGCGACCACCCGCCAGCAACTGGAATTCCTGCGCTTTCCGTTAGGCGACATGCCGGACAAGGCCGCCGTCCGGGCCGAGGCCGAGCGGTTCGGCCTGTCCGTGGCGGCCAAGCCCGACAGCCAGGACCTGTGCTTCGTGCCCGACGGGTCCTATGCCCGGGTGGTCGAGGCGCTGCGCCCCGAAATGGCGGGCGAGGGCGAGATCGTGGATGGATCGGGCCGGGTCGTCGGGCGGCATGACGGCGTGACCCGCTTCACGGTGGGGCAGAGCCGCCGGCTGGGCGATGCCGCGATGCGTGACGGCGCGCGCCAGATGGTGGTGGGCATCGACCCCGCTTCCCGGCGCGTGGTGATCGGGCCGCGCACCGGCAGCGCCGTGCGCGACCTGTCGCTGCGGGACATGAACTGGCTGATCGACCCGCCCGAGGGGGACCTGCGCTGCCTGGTCCAGATCCGCGCGCGCGAAGCCGCGCGGCCCGCGACGGTGCGGCGCACGGCGGACGGCGCCTCGGTGACGCTGGACGAAGCCGCGATGCCGGCCCCCGGGCAGGCCTGCGTGCTATATGACGGCAGCCGCGTCCTGGGCGGCGGCTTCATCCGGCGGCGCGAGATGGCGGGCGCGGCGGCCTGA
- a CDS encoding alpha/beta hydrolase: MPEVMFAGPDGRLEGRYHHSSEPNAPLALVLHPHPLHGGTMNNRITYAMYRSFEKMGFSVMRYNSRGVGRSQGRYDGGIGEISDAAAALDWMQMVNPNAGGLWIAGYSFGAFVGMQLLMRRPEITGWISVAPPANHYDFGFLAPCPCGGLMIAGEADELVPEPAVRKLVDKLNTQKGVAVDYRIFAGADHVFAHHSDQVAEALEDHVGTIMARGALALAAD; encoded by the coding sequence ATGCCTGAGGTCATGTTCGCCGGCCCTGACGGCCGCCTGGAAGGACGCTACCATCATTCGAGCGAGCCGAATGCGCCGCTCGCGCTGGTCCTCCATCCTCATCCGCTGCATGGCGGCACGATGAACAACCGCATCACCTATGCGATGTACCGCTCGTTCGAGAAAATGGGTTTCTCGGTCATGCGCTACAATTCGCGGGGCGTCGGCCGGTCGCAAGGCCGCTATGACGGCGGCATCGGGGAAATCTCGGACGCCGCCGCGGCGCTGGACTGGATGCAGATGGTCAACCCGAACGCCGGCGGGCTGTGGATCGCGGGCTATTCGTTCGGCGCGTTCGTCGGCATGCAGTTGCTGATGCGCCGGCCGGAAATCACCGGCTGGATCAGCGTCGCCCCCCCGGCCAATCATTACGATTTCGGCTTCCTGGCCCCCTGCCCCTGCGGCGGCCTGATGATCGCGGGCGAGGCCGACGAGCTGGTGCCCGAACCCGCGGTCCGCAAGCTGGTCGACAAGCTGAACACGCAGAAGGGCGTGGCGGTCGATTACCGCATCTTTGCCGGCGCGGACCATGTCTTCGCCCACCATTCCGACCAGGTCGCCGAGGCGCTGGAAGACCATGTCGGCACCATCATGGCGCGCGGCGCGCTGGCGCTGGCGGCCGACTGA
- a CDS encoding ferredoxin family 2Fe-2S iron-sulfur cluster binding protein, translating to MPHMIFIESDGTRREVDAPVGLSVLEIAHKHGVDLEGACEGSLACATCHVVVDPDWAPKLAAPTEDEEDMLDLAFGLEKTSRLGCQIVMTEALDGLVVRLPHKA from the coding sequence ATGCCGCATATGATTTTCATCGAGAGTGACGGAACGCGCCGCGAGGTCGACGCGCCGGTCGGTCTGTCGGTCCTCGAGATCGCGCACAAGCACGGGGTGGACCTGGAAGGCGCCTGCGAGGGATCGCTGGCCTGCGCCACCTGCCACGTCGTGGTCGATCCCGACTGGGCCCCGAAGCTGGCCGCGCCGACCGAGGACGAGGAAGACATGCTGGACCTGGCATTCGGCCTGGAAAAGACGTCGCGCCTGGGCTGCCAGATCGTGATGACCGAGGCACTGGACGGGCTGGTCGTGCGCCTGCCGCACAAGGCCTGA
- a CDS encoding glutathione S-transferase, with protein MADGRLIIGTRRYSSWSLRGWLVVHLAGLDVEEVLIPIAGGGGTAGIKVVSPNGLVPYLEHRGARVWESLAIGEYCAEIAPALWPADRVARAHARSIASEMHAGFRPLRMAMPMNLGRQARPLAAPLADDVLGDIARIDAILSETRATFGAGGPYLFGAGLTVADAMYAPVIARFLSYGVTLSPVAAEYAAALRAHPLVVRWYDEAAREPAAWQLDRYESIS; from the coding sequence ATGGCGGACGGCAGACTGATCATCGGCACCAGACGGTATTCGTCCTGGTCGCTGCGCGGCTGGCTGGTCGTGCATCTGGCCGGGCTGGATGTCGAGGAGGTCCTGATTCCCATCGCCGGGGGCGGCGGCACCGCCGGGATCAAGGTGGTTTCGCCCAACGGGCTGGTGCCGTATCTGGAACATCGGGGCGCGCGGGTGTGGGAAAGCCTGGCGATCGGGGAATATTGCGCCGAGATCGCCCCCGCGCTGTGGCCGGCCGATCGCGTCGCCCGTGCCCATGCCCGCAGCATCGCGTCGGAAATGCATGCCGGATTCCGCCCGTTGCGCATGGCCATGCCGATGAACCTGGGCCGCCAGGCGCGGCCTTTGGCGGCGCCCCTGGCGGACGATGTGCTGGGGGACATCGCGCGGATCGACGCCATCCTGTCGGAAACCCGCGCGACGTTCGGGGCGGGCGGCCCCTATCTGTTCGGCGCGGGCCTGACCGTCGCGGACGCGATGTATGCCCCGGTGATCGCCCGGTTCCTGTCCTATGGCGTGACGCTGTCGCCGGTGGCGGCCGAGTATGCGGCGGCGCTGCGCGCGCATCCGCTGGTCGTGCGCTGGTATGACGAGGCGGCGCGCGAGCCCGCCGCGTGGCAGCTCGACCGCTACGAATCCATTTCCTGA
- a CDS encoding aminopeptidase has protein sequence MTSASSHDGLLDRLAEVAVRTGLNLAPGQQLLITASLDAVPLVRRITEHAYRAGASLVTPFFSDDEMTLARFRHAPDASFDVAAGWLQDGMANAYRQGAARMAVTGGSPTLLAGEDPDRVARAGKASSLAGRPAMELITNFAVNWNIVACATPAWAAQVFPDDAPDRALARLWDAIFLASRVTVDDPVAAWVEHNDTLHRRADWLNERRFAALQFTGPGTDLTVGLADGHAWAGGSEPARNGIVCNPNIPTEEVFTTPHARRVEGYVRATKPLFHQGTLIDGIAVRFADGRIVEAHATEGLEVLERILDTDEGARRLGEVALVPHSSPISQSGVLFRNTLFDENASSHIALGQAYTKCMLDTENQTPEQIQARGANSSFIHIDWMIGSAEIDVTAITQDGAREPLMKHGEWVNKV, from the coding sequence ATGACTTCCGCATCGTCCCATGACGGCCTGCTGGACCGGCTGGCCGAGGTCGCGGTCCGAACCGGACTGAACCTGGCGCCGGGCCAGCAATTGCTGATCACCGCGTCGCTGGACGCGGTTCCGCTGGTGCGCCGCATCACCGAACACGCCTATCGCGCCGGCGCGTCGCTGGTCACGCCGTTCTTCTCGGACGACGAGATGACGCTGGCGCGATTCCGCCACGCCCCGGATGCGTCCTTCGACGTCGCGGCCGGCTGGCTGCAGGACGGCATGGCCAACGCCTATCGCCAGGGCGCCGCGCGGATGGCCGTGACCGGCGGCAGCCCCACCCTGCTGGCTGGGGAAGACCCGGACCGCGTCGCCCGCGCCGGCAAGGCCAGTTCGCTGGCCGGCCGCCCGGCGATGGAACTGATCACCAATTTCGCCGTCAACTGGAACATCGTCGCCTGCGCCACCCCGGCCTGGGCCGCGCAGGTGTTCCCCGACGATGCCCCGGACAGGGCGCTGGCCCGGCTGTGGGACGCGATCTTCCTGGCGTCCCGCGTCACGGTGGACGACCCCGTGGCGGCGTGGGTCGAGCATAACGACACGCTGCACCGCCGCGCCGACTGGCTGAACGAGCGCCGGTTCGCGGCGCTGCAGTTCACCGGGCCGGGTACGGACCTGACGGTGGGGCTGGCGGACGGCCATGCCTGGGCCGGCGGGTCGGAACCGGCGCGCAACGGCATCGTGTGCAACCCCAATATCCCGACCGAGGAAGTCTTCACCACGCCGCACGCGCGGCGGGTCGAGGGCTATGTCCGCGCGACGAAGCCCCTGTTCCACCAGGGCACGCTGATCGACGGCATCGCGGTCCGCTTCGCCGACGGGCGCATCGTCGAAGCGCATGCGACCGAGGGGCTGGAGGTGCTGGAACGCATCCTGGACACCGACGAGGGCGCCCGCCGGCTGGGCGAGGTGGCGCTGGTGCCGCATTCCTCGCCGATTTCGCAGAGCGGCGTGCTGTTTCGCAACACGCTCTTCGACGAAAACGCGTCCAGCCATATCGCGCTGGGCCAAGCCTACACGAAATGCATGCTGGATACCGAGAACCAGACGCCCGAGCAGATCCAGGCCCGTGGCGCCAACAGCAGCTTCATCCATATCGACTGGATGATCGGCTCGGCCGAGATCGACGTGACCGCCATCACCCAGGATGGCGCGCGCGAACCCCTGATGAAACATGGCGAGTGGGTCAACAAAGTATGA